The following DNA comes from Halorhabdus tiamatea SARL4B.
ATGTTCTCCAGACGATCCATGATCCGCTCCTCGCCGAGGTGACGCATGTCGAGGTGGACGTACTCGTCTTCGATGCCACGTCCCTCGTTGACTTCGGTGAGTTCCGCCCGCGAGACCACGTCTCGGGAGGCGAGTTCGCCCTCGTTGTTTGCGTAGCCGTGCTCGAACATGAAGCGCTCGCCCTCGGCGTTATAGAGGATCCCGCCTTCACCTCGGACAGCCTCCGAGATGAGGACGCCCGTCGAGGGCAGCGACGTCGGGTGAAACTGGACGAACTCCATGTCTTCGAGAGGCACGCCCGCCCGGTAGGCCATCGCCTGGCCGTCGCCGGTGTTGGCGACAGCGTTGGTCGTGTGGTCGAATACCTGGCCGAGCCCGCCCGTCGCCAGGATGACGCCGTCCCGCGCCCGGAATCCCTCGACTTCCCCTGTCTTGATGTCGTAGGCAGCTACGCCGTGGCACGTCCGCTCTTCCGGATCGTCCTCGTCGGTCACGGCGAGGTCGGTGACGTACCACTCCTCGTAGACCTCGATGCCACGTTTGACCACCTGCTCGTACATCGTGTGGAGCAGGTGATGGCCCGTCTCCGCGCCGGCGTAGGTCGTCCGCGGATACGACAGGCCGCCGAAGGGACGCTGGGAGACTGTGCCGTCCTCTTCGCGGGAGAAAGGCATCCCCCAGTGTTCGAGTTCGATGACGTCCTCCGGGGCGTCCCGTGCAAGGGTCTCGATCGCCGGCGCGTCTCCGAGGAAGTCCGAGCCCTTCATGGTGTCGTAGGCGTGGTCTTCCCAGGAATCGTCGTCCTGGAGGGCAGCATTGATCCCGCCTTCCGCTGCGCCCGTGTGACTTCGGACGGGATGGAGCTTCGTGACGATCGCTACGTCTGCGCCCTCTTCGGCGGCCGCGATGGCCGCCCGGAGTCCTGCGCCGCCCGCACCGACGACGATGACGTCGTGTTCGTGCATTTTATCACCAGAATTTGATGTCTTCTTTGATCGCTTCACGCTTGAGTTCCTGAATGTGTTCGGTCAGCGGGATGTCCTTCGGACAGACCTCGGTACAGGAGAACTGGGTCTGGCACCGCCAGACGCCGTGTTCGTCCTCGACGATCTCGAGGCGCTCCTCCCGGCGTTGCTCGCCCTCCCGCTCGTCCATGACGAATCGGTAGGCCTTGTTGAGTGCCGCCGGGCCGAGGTACTCGTTGTCGCCCGCAGCGACGTTGCACGAGGACATGCACGCGCCACACTGAATGCACCGCGTCGAGAGCTTGACTTTCTCTCGATTCTCCCGGGTCTGGCGTTGCTCTTCGAGTTCGTCTTCGGGCAACTCGTCGGGCTCGAAGTACGGCTCGACGGCATCCATCTGCTCGTAGAAGTGCTGCATGTCCACGACCAGATCCTTGACGACGTCCTGGTGGGGGAGCGGCTCGACCCGGACCGGCTCGTCGAACTCGTTGAGCTGGGTCTTACACCCCAGGTACTGCGAGCCGTTGACGAACAGCGCGTCCGACCCACAGACGCCCTGCTGGCAGGAGTGCCGGAAGGTGAGCGTCGAATCGTAGTGATCGCGGGCGTAGATCAGCGCATCGAGGACAGTCATCCCCTCCTCGTAGGGAACGTTGAAGTCCTCGAAGCGCGGTTCGGTCTTGCCCTCGACTTCGGGGTCGTACCGGAAGATCCGGAGGTGCGTCGTCTCCTCGTCGAGGTCGGCCCCCGCGGCCGCCCGCTCGTCGCGTTCGGCCATTCGCTCTTCCTTCTCGGCCAGCCGGCGTTGCTGGTGGGACGAGACTTGCGGTTCGGGGATCGCCGGCTCGGCTTCGGTCTCCGTGTCTGTACTGGCTTCGACGTCAGTCTCTGGCGCCGATTCGGCGTCCGACCCAGCTTCTCCGTCTGACTCTGTGCTCATAGTGAAATCCCTGCCATTGCGAGTGCGACTCTGATTCCCTGTCCGATCAACAGCAACCCGGCGACCGTGAGTCCGTACTTCGCGACGCGCTTGCGGGCCCCGGAGATGCCCTGATTGATCAGCGCGTTGTAGATACCGTTGACGCCGTGGAACGTCGCCGTCACGAGAAAGACGACCATGGTCGTAAAGTACCCTACCTGTTGCATCCGGGCCTGCGTGCCGGCAAAGGAAATCTCAGCGGCGTGATTGACGAAGTGCAAGAGGAAGAAGTGAAACGCGAGCGTTCCGATCAGGATGACGGCGGTGATCCGCTGGAGGAACCACCGCGTGCCGCCTGACTCGAAGGAGGAGTAGTACTCGGCCATGACTTACAGCCCCCCGAGGAACGTCGGCACGCTGGCGACGGCGATCGCCCCGGTGATCACCAGCGACGCGTAGAAACTCTGGTCTTGTCGCTCGAGTCCGAGACCGAGGTCGACGAACAACAGCCGGACGCCGTTGAGCATGTGAAAGACCGCGACGGCGAGGAGTCCGACTTCGAGCAACCGGACGATCGCCAGCGCTTCGAGGCCGCCCAGTGTGCCATTGTAAAGCTCCGCGCCGCCCGTCGCCGTACTCAACACGGCGATGTGCGTGAACAGGTACCCCACGAGCACCCAGCCGGTGAACTTGTGGAGCACCCACGCCCACATCCCGGCGGAGAACTCGCGCCATCGCCCGAAGTCCTCGACGGCTCCGCGGTCGTAGGTTTGGGCCATACTGGCACACGACGGCCCGGACTATCATAGTTGTTGTCCCCGGGTTACGATTCGCCGGTTTCGGGTGGCGATCGTCGGCTGGAATTGTGCCTCACTCGACGACGGTCGTCTCTTCGACGGCGACTGTCTGCTCGGCGACGATATCGCGAGCAGACCGACCCACGAGAACGGTGTAGTCGCCGTCCGTTGCGACCCAGGCACCCTCTTCGACGTCGTAGTAGGCGAACGCACGAGCGTCGACGTCCAGTGACACTGTCGTCGTCTCACCCGCGTCCAGTTCGACCGTCTCGAAGCCGGCGAGGGCTTTCGGCGGCCGGTCGAGCGGCGCGTCTGCCGGGCCGAGGTACACCTGGACGACATCTCGCCCCGGGCGGTCCCCAACGTTCTCGACGTCTACTTCGACGGTCGCGCCCGGTTGGCCGTCGTTCTCGACAGTCACGTCCGCGTACGTGAAGTCAGTGTAGCTCAGGCCGTGGCCGAAGGCGAACTGCGGTTCGATCCCTTCGGCGTCGAAGTGGCGGTAGCCGACGAAGACGCCCTCGTCGTACTCGGCTTCGAGCCCGACTCCCGGGTAGCGCTCCTCGGACGACGCCGGGTAGTCGTCGAGCCGGCGGCCGAACGTGACCGGCAACCGGCCGCTCGGGTCGGTGTCGCCGAACAGGACAGACGCCGTCGCGTGGCCGTCTTCCTGACCGGGATACCAGGTCTCGACGATCGCGTCGACGTCGCCGGCCCACGGCATCCGGATCGGGCCGGCCGTGTTACAGACAACCACAGTCTGCTCGGCGGCGTCGGCGACGGCCGCGACGAGTCGGTCTTGTTCGCCCGGGAGCCACAGTGATCGGTCTGCGCCTTCCGTCGCGTCGTCCTGGACGACAATCACTGCGACGTCTGCCTGCCGGGCAGCGACGACTGCATCGCCCACCCCTGGCGCGCCATCGTCGCTACCGGATGCTCCTGGAGCGAACTCCGAGAGGTCGAAGTCCATACCCGCCACGCCTTCGGTGTCGTCGATCGGTTCGGTTCCGCGGGCGAAGGCGACGCGGGTGTCGCCGTCGACGCGCTCGCGAATTCCCTCGAGCGGACTCACCGTGCGCTCCGGCGTGACTCGCGAACTCCCGCCGCCGCCGACCTTCGCCGTGTCGGCGTTGGGTCCAATCACGGCGATCGAGTCAGTTTCGGGCGAGAGCGGGAGTACGTCCCCTTCGTTCCGGAGGAGGACTGCGCCGCGCTCGGCGACCCGCGTTGCCACGTCGCGGTGTTCCTCGGTACCGAGCGCACCGCTTGGCTGCTCGTCGTCGAACAGCCCGAAGCGATCCATCTGTCCGAAGACGCGCCTAATCTTTTCGTCGATGTCCGACTCGGCGACCTGCCCGCGCCGGACTGCCTCCGGGAGCTCGACTTCGAACGGGCTTCGATCGAAGAGGTTCGGATTGACGTTCTCGCCGAGCCACGGCGACGTCGCGAGTTTCGCGATCGATTGTTTGGGCAGCGCGTCGGGCAATCCGTCGATTACGTCGTGTAAGAGACTCTCCTCTGCGTGCCACTGAGTCACCGGGATCCCGGGCATGTCGACGTCGAGGCCGGCGTTGGCAGCGGCGACGCCGTCGGAGGTCGCCCACCAGTCGCTGACGACGTACCCTTCGAATCCCCACTCGTCTTTGAGGAGGTCTTTCAGCAACCACTCGTGTTCTGTCGCGTAGGTTCCGTTGATGCGGTTGTAGGCAGCCATCACCGACCCGACATCGGCCTCTTTGATCGCCGCCTCGAAGGCCGGCAGGTAGATCTCCCGGAGCGCGCGCTCGCTCACCTCGGCGCTCACTTCGTGGCGATCCTGCTCCTGGTTGTTGGCGACGAAGTGCTTCGCGGTGGCGATCGCGCCGGCGTCCTGGACTCCCTCGACGGTCCCGACAGCCAGCCGACTCGCCAGGTACGGGTCCTCGCTGTAATACTCGAACGTCCGGCCGCCCTGGGGCACTCGAACGATGTTGAACCCTGGCGCGAGCAAGACGTCCTGGTCAGCACCGAGTGTCTCCCGGCCGAGAGCCTCGCCCTGCTCGTGGGCGAGGTCGTCGTCCCAGGCGGCAGCCAGCGCGATCGACGCCGGGAACGCCGTCGCCGTGCCCGGCCGAACGCCCAGCGGCCCGTCGACCATCGAAACTGAGGGAATGTCGAGCCGTTCGACGCCCGGGAGAAATCCCGTCGCGAGTTCGGCCGGGTCGTCCTCGCCGTGAACGAGGTCGAGTTTCTCTTCGAGCGTGAGTCGGTCGATCAGCGCCTCGATCCGGTCTGTCGTATCGTCCGTGTCGGTGGTGGCCATGGTGATTGTCCTGCCGTGGTCTCACTGTCGGAATCCAGTGTCGAACCACTGTCTCTACCAGTACGTACTGCACCGTGCTACTAGTAGTTGTTGTACTATCTCTTCGATGTTTACAAGGTGACGATATCGAGCTGGTCGACCGGCCCGTTCGAGTTCTCCCCGTGTGGTACTGGCGTTCGCCCTCGTTGGCCGTGAGATTCACTGTGTGAGTTTCACAGAACGTTTATTTGGGTCGTGCACGTAATTTGTTTCATGAGTACAGGTCGGGAGATCAGCCTGATCGAGAACGATTCCGGCCAGTGGTCGGCGATCGACGAGGAAACCGGCGTCGCCAGCCAGGGTGAAAGCCGCCAGGAAGCACTCGAAAATCTCGACGAGGCTGTCGCGCTGCACAAGGGTGAGATCGGGGACCCCGTCGACGACGATCTCCGAGAGTGGGGGATCGATCCGGAGACGGTCCCCGACGAACCCCGCGAACCCGACGCCCCCTGGTTTGAGGAATGAGCCGGCGACGGTTCACGGGCGAAGACGTGGCGTCAGTGTTGATCGATATGGACTACTATCCTGTTGATCGAACCGGGAGCCACCTCAAACCCCGCTATCAACACCCCAACACGGGCGAAGTACGGAACGTGACCGTGCCGATGGGGGGCGAAATCCAGACTGGAACGTTGCGAAATATCGCCGATCAGTGCGGCGCCCAGGACTTCGAGGCGTTCTGCGAGTGGATCGACGACCATCAGTGAGTGATGACATTCCGCCGACTGACTTCCGAGCTCTCGTTTGCTCCGTTCACGGCGGAGCCGTTCACATTTCCGAGACGCTTCTGACGGTCGCGTCTCGACGCATCTTCGCGCGGCCTTGCCGCGAATGGTCCGAGAGAGCGTACGCTCCCTCGCTACTCACGAGAACCCTACGGGAGCGGATCTTGCGTCCGCGGCTGTGTATAGATTTGTCTACGCGATGACTTTGTCCGAGAGATTTTGCGAGGGAAGACCGCTCCAGCTCACGGCGCGACGCGCCGTTCGCTTCGAGGTCGCTTCGCGACCTCGCCGACCTTCCTGCACTTGCGAGGGGCCGCGTGGGCCCGCCAGTGCGAGGGATGCGATTTGAACGCATGGACCCCTACGGGAGCGGATCTTGAGTCCGCCGCCGTTTCCAGGCTTGGCTACCCTCGCACGCATCCGAATCCAGTCCGTTCTGGGGGTTAAATGGCCCGGTTTCGATCGGGGGTGACGGCGGTCGTTGGAAGTTGTCACAGCCGACGGAATTACCCGTTTGTGAGTCGTCCTCCCCAGTAATGGACGAACATACGCGCGACGACAGCGTCGGGCCGCCGGCGGGGTCGCCGACGGGGTGGGACCCCGACGCCGAGCAATGGGAGCACGCGACCCTCCGGCGTGCAGTCGTCCACGGCGTCGCGCTGTACAACGACGGCGCGTTCCACGAATCGCATGATTGCTTCGAAGACGAGTGGTTCAACTACGGGCGTGGCACCACCGAGAGTGCGTTCCTCCACGGGATGGTCCAGGTCGCTGCGGGCGCGTACAAACACTACGACTTCGAGAACGACGACGGGATGCGGAGTCTCTTCGAGACTGCCCTGCAGTACCTCCGGGACGTTCCGCGTGACTACTACGGGATTGACCTGCTCGACGTGCGAACCACCGTCACGAACGCGATTGCCGATCCGGACGCGCTCGATGGGTGGATCATTACCCTTGACGGCGAAGCCCCTGAGGCCCGGGACGCCGATTATCAGTACGCCGAACGCCTTGGGTAAGGAGCGATCAGTCGTCGTCCTCGTCGCCGGGTATGCGCCGAATTGCCTTTCGCCAGTTGTCTTTGGCCATCTCTCCTGGCGAGAGCGGATTGTACGCGACATCCGCCGCGGTCCGGGGATGCTCGTCGTCCCTGTCGGTTAGCTTTCGCCAAACGCCAACGACAGCGATGATTGCCAACGACCCGAAGAAGATGACTAACGGCAGGTCGGCCACCTCTTCGACCTGCGGTATCATGATGAGCGTGATCGCGACGAGCGGACCCGCCATGACGACGAACATGAGAGACCAGATGAGCGAGTTACGCGATATCCCAAACCCACGATTCATTCCTACGCTGGTGCTTCTATATCGAGTCGTATGTTTCCACTGATTTGTGATTTCCATGTGATGGTAACTCACTTGCCTCGCGTCGATATCGATCAGTCGATGTCAGAAGGGGGTTGATCAACGGGTCCCATTCGAGCGATACCGCAAATCGTGCGGCCTGAGGTGCTTCAGCGTTCGCTTTGGGGAATCGCCCTCGACAATCAGCCCCCGTCGAAACCATCAAGTTCTGTGTCCGGGATCATACTGGAGAATGTATCTCCACACCGAGAGCCGCGAGACGAGCACGCTCGACGTCGTCGGGATCAACGAATACTATGGCTGACACGCCGGCGTGCGGGCGATGTGCGCGCGTTCTCAGACCTTCGCGAACACTACCGTCGTCGATGGGTGGCCCGGACAGTCTTCGGCGATCGGTCACTCCGTGTCGCCGGTCTCGCGTTCGGTCGACTCGACGAGCGGGTGTCGCGCGTAGTCGACGATTGTGATGTCCTCGATCGACTCTAAGCCTTCCTCCGTCGTGGTCTTGGCCATCTCCAGGTCGACTGGCTCCTCGACGGCGATGACGTAGGCGTCCATCTCTTCGATACCGAGCTCGGCGGCGGCTGTCGTCCGGTGGTGGCCGTCCGCGAGCAGGAGATTCCCGGCGTTGTCGATGACCACCAGGGGCTCGGCGAGGCCGCGTTCGAGTTCGTACATCCGGCCTTCGAGTTCGTCACCGTACACTTTCGTCTGGGTCGGCGTGAGGTCGGCGAGGTCGACGACCCGACGTTCCTGACGGGCATCGACGTCGTGGACGTCCTCGATCGTGTTCAGTAGCTGTTCGACCTTGTCGGGGGTCGCCCGCTCGATCTGGCTCCGAATGACGTCGGCGTTGGAAATGATCCCGACGAGCTGGCCGTCGTCGTCGAGGACGGGCAACCGCTGGATCCCCGACCGGAGGATGACACGGGCGACGTCGTCGAGATCCATATCAGGGTGGGCGACCATCAGGTCTTTCGACATCACCTCGGTAACCGGCAGGTCGTCGGCGGCGAGCAGAAGATCGCTCGCGCTCACGAAGCCATGTACGTCTCGACCACTGCAGACCGGAAATCCGGTGTGGCCCCCGCTGTCGGCAATGCGACTCGCTACGTCCGCAACTGTGTCCTCCGGCGCGACCGTCGAGACCTCGTGGGTCATGTAATCTCCGACGGTCAGAGACTCCTCAGAACTGGCCATCACTATCGGTGCGTGATCCGCAGGTAAAAATCTCTCGCTGGAAGCGCGTCACGTCCCGTCGTTGTCGTCTACTGCGCTCCGGTCCGGTTCGTCGTCTACTGCGCTCCGGTCCGGTTCGTCGTCTCGCTCCGTGGCCGAGTCGGACTCCCCGACTCGATAGCGGTCCACGGGATCATCGGACCGGTCCGCTCCCGAATCGCTGGCGCGGATCGTCTCGGGGCGGGACGCCGTCGGTGTGGCGGCCTCCGGCAAGTCAGTGTCCACTCCCAGGAGGTCGAAGGGCAACTGGGACGGATGCATTTCGAGGACGTCGAGGAACCGATCGGTGACGATATCCCCAACGATGTGCTGGAGATCGTCGTTGCTGCTGTCCTCTAAGACCCCGAGTTCGAGTTGTGCACCGGCCATGTCAGCGTGGCCGCCGGCGCTGCCGATCTGGCCGAAGGCGGTCCGCAGTGTCTCTCCGAGGTCCAGATCTGTTCCCCGTGAACGTGCGGAGACGTACACTGTCCCGGCATCCAATCCGTAGACCAGCGTCGTCGTGACGTCTTCGATCGCGAGCAGGCGGTCTGCGGCCTGTGCGAGGGCGTCCCTGTCACGTAACTCGCCGACGCCGCTCACGACCACGGGACCGTGGCGCGTCCGACTGTGGATCGCTTCGGCGATCGTCTCGAGAGTATCGGAACTCATACTTGGCTCCTCGATCCGCTCGAGGACGCCTAAATCCGCGTTCTGGAGCAGGAACGCGGCGGCCTCGAAGTCGGCGACTGAGACCTCCCGCGTGAACTCGTCGGTGTCGACCCTGATCCCGAACAACAGTGCCGTCGCGAGCGTCTCTGTGGGGTCGATATCGAGCCGTCTGAGGTAGTCCACTAGTAACGTACTCGTCGCTCCGACGCCGCTTCGGAGGTCGGTGAAGGCTGCGCTGATCGGACCGCGTGGCGGATGGTGGTCGATGACGACATCGACTGTTGTCTCTGGTGGCAGCCCGTCGTTGATCCCCGGGCGGCCGTGATCGACCAGCGCGAACCCGCCGAACTCCGAGAGGTCCGCATCCGGCTCCAGCGCCCTGAGATCGAGTTCGAGCAAGTTGACGAACGCGCGGTTCTGCTGGTGGTTGATCGACCCGTAGTAACACGCTGTGGCCGACTGGCCCATGCGCTCGGCGATCCGGACCAGCGCGAGGGCGCTCGCGATGGCGTCGGGATCCGGATTGTCGTGCATCACGACCGCGAGCGTCCCCTCGATGTCTTCGATCACACGACGGAGTTTGTGGACTGAGATGCCACCCGTCTCGATGCGCTCACTAAGATGGGAGCCAAGCACCGCGCCAGGATCGACGACTCGGTCGGCGACGGATCTGAGATCGGCCAGTGCCGCCTCACGCTGCCCGGTTTGCCCTTCTCTCCCGTCGGCACCCGCGTACACCAGCAGGAAGGCGGCTGGGAACGCCCGACGAGCCGCATGTGCGATCAGCAGGTTCTCCGCAAGTGTCTCGGCCGTAACGACGACTGTCTCGACGTCTGCCTCGACCGCCGCCAGTTGTGTCTGAGAGGTCGGATCGACGGACAGTGTCTCGGCCGCGTCGGTCTCACAGGGTTGATCGGTCTCCTCGTCGGATCCAGTGACCAGCAGACGGCCGGGTCGGTCACACAGCGAGTCGATGACGGCCCGAGCGATCGAGCCGGTTCCCACCACCAGCCGCGTGCGCATGGTCTGACCATCGGGCCAAGGAACCTAAAACCCCTGTCTCATCGTTGGACTGGTATTCGGGTGTTGGATTGTCGAGTTCTGGCGATGGAGTCCCGCCGTGGCTACGAGCGTGGGGACTGGCCACCGTTTGTCTGGACTTGCTCGCGGATTTGATCGGGGACGGACGGGTCACGGAGCGTTGTCGTATCGCCGAGGTCCTCTTTGTTCGAGATGTTTTCGAGGACGCGACGCATGATCTTCCCCGAGCGGGTCTTCGGGAGAGCCGAGACAAACAGGACGCGATCGGGGCGGGCGAATGCGCCGATCTCGTCCTCGACGGACGCGATGACCTGCTTTCGGACGTCGTCACTGCCCTCGACGCCGTCTCTGAGCACGACGTAGACGTCCGGGACGTGCCCCCGCTCTCGATCCTCGCGGGCGACGACGGCGGCCTCGGCGATCGCCTCGACCTCGGCGACGGCGCTTTCCAGTTCCATCGTTCCGAGGCGATGGCCGGAGACGTTCATGACGTCGTCGAGCCGGCCGAGGACGCGATAGTAGCCGTCCTGGCCGTGGACTGCGCCGTCGCCGGTCTTGTACACCCAGTCACGCCAGTCGTCGCTGTCGGTGTCCGAGAAGCGCCGCCAGTACTCGTCGATAAACCGGTCGTCGTCGCCATAGACCGTCTGGAGCATCCCCGGCCAGGGGCGCTCGATCACGAGGTTGCCGGCCCGGCCACTCGCCGCTTCGATCTCCGTGCCG
Coding sequences within:
- a CDS encoding type II toxin-antitoxin system HicB family antitoxin, translating into MSTGREISLIENDSGQWSAIDEETGVASQGESRQEALENLDEAVALHKGEIGDPVDDDLREWGIDPETVPDEPREPDAPWFEE
- a CDS encoding beta-glucosidase — its product is MATTDTDDTTDRIEALIDRLTLEEKLDLVHGEDDPAELATGFLPGVERLDIPSVSMVDGPLGVRPGTATAFPASIALAAAWDDDLAHEQGEALGRETLGADQDVLLAPGFNIVRVPQGGRTFEYYSEDPYLASRLAVGTVEGVQDAGAIATAKHFVANNQEQDRHEVSAEVSERALREIYLPAFEAAIKEADVGSVMAAYNRINGTYATEHEWLLKDLLKDEWGFEGYVVSDWWATSDGVAAANAGLDVDMPGIPVTQWHAEESLLHDVIDGLPDALPKQSIAKLATSPWLGENVNPNLFDRSPFEVELPEAVRRGQVAESDIDEKIRRVFGQMDRFGLFDDEQPSGALGTEEHRDVATRVAERGAVLLRNEGDVLPLSPETDSIAVIGPNADTAKVGGGGSSRVTPERTVSPLEGIRERVDGDTRVAFARGTEPIDDTEGVAGMDFDLSEFAPGASGSDDGAPGVGDAVVAARQADVAVIVVQDDATEGADRSLWLPGEQDRLVAAVADAAEQTVVVCNTAGPIRMPWAGDVDAIVETWYPGQEDGHATASVLFGDTDPSGRLPVTFGRRLDDYPASSEERYPGVGLEAEYDEGVFVGYRHFDAEGIEPQFAFGHGLSYTDFTYADVTVENDGQPGATVEVDVENVGDRPGRDVVQVYLGPADAPLDRPPKALAGFETVELDAGETTTVSLDVDARAFAYYDVEEGAWVATDGDYTVLVGRSARDIVAEQTVAVEETTVVE
- the sdhC gene encoding succinate dehydrogenase, cytochrome b556 subunit, which codes for MAQTYDRGAVEDFGRWREFSAGMWAWVLHKFTGWVLVGYLFTHIAVLSTATGGAELYNGTLGGLEALAIVRLLEVGLLAVAVFHMLNGVRLLFVDLGLGLERQDQSFYASLVITGAIAVASVPTFLGGL
- a CDS encoding succinate dehydrogenase hydrophobic membrane anchor subunit; translated protein: MAEYYSSFESGGTRWFLQRITAVILIGTLAFHFFLLHFVNHAAEISFAGTQARMQQVGYFTTMVVFLVTATFHGVNGIYNALINQGISGARKRVAKYGLTVAGLLLIGQGIRVALAMAGISL
- a CDS encoding DHH family phosphoesterase, translated to MRTRLVVGTGSIARAVIDSLCDRPGRLLVTGSDEETDQPCETDAAETLSVDPTSQTQLAAVEADVETVVVTAETLAENLLIAHAARRAFPAAFLLVYAGADGREGQTGQREAALADLRSVADRVVDPGAVLGSHLSERIETGGISVHKLRRVIEDIEGTLAVVMHDNPDPDAIASALALVRIAERMGQSATACYYGSINHQQNRAFVNLLELDLRALEPDADLSEFGGFALVDHGRPGINDGLPPETTVDVVIDHHPPRGPISAAFTDLRSGVGATSTLLVDYLRRLDIDPTETLATALLFGIRVDTDEFTREVSVADFEAAAFLLQNADLGVLERIEEPSMSSDTLETIAEAIHSRTRHGPVVVSGVGELRDRDALAQAADRLLAIEDVTTTLVYGLDAGTVYVSARSRGTDLDLGETLRTAFGQIGSAGGHADMAGAQLELGVLEDSSNDDLQHIVGDIVTDRFLDVLEMHPSQLPFDLLGVDTDLPEAATPTASRPETIRASDSGADRSDDPVDRYRVGESDSATERDDEPDRSAVDDEPDRSAVDDNDGT
- a CDS encoding type II toxin-antitoxin system HicA family toxin — translated: MSRRRFTGEDVASVLIDMDYYPVDRTGSHLKPRYQHPNTGEVRNVTVPMGGEIQTGTLRNIADQCGAQDFEAFCEWIDDHQ
- a CDS encoding FAD-binding protein; amino-acid sequence: MHEHDVIVVGAGGAGLRAAIAAAEEGADVAIVTKLHPVRSHTGAAEGGINAALQDDDSWEDHAYDTMKGSDFLGDAPAIETLARDAPEDVIELEHWGMPFSREEDGTVSQRPFGGLSYPRTTYAGAETGHHLLHTMYEQVVKRGIEVYEEWYVTDLAVTDEDDPEERTCHGVAAYDIKTGEVEGFRARDGVILATGGLGQVFDHTTNAVANTGDGQAMAYRAGVPLEDMEFVQFHPTSLPSTGVLISEAVRGEGGILYNAEGERFMFEHGYANNEGELASRDVVSRAELTEVNEGRGIEDEYVHLDMRHLGEERIMDRLENILHLAADFEGVDGLEEPMPVKPGQHYQMGGIETDENGETCIEGLYAAGECACVSVHGANRLGGNALPELFVFGKRAGYHAAGRDMKTAEIPVGPSARTETSDVSPGVEPGALENANEDVAADGGVAADPAAVVEQQVETERERIETLLERDGTNHAEVRADVQETMTGHVNVFRTETGLETALEELQDARRDYQDVAVEDPSRTFNTDLIHTLETRNIIDLAETIALGALARTEFRGAHWRAEHQTRKDDEWLKHTMIAWDDGDLDLYFVPVILEGDEKTYEPVDRSY
- a CDS encoding DUF309 domain-containing protein, translating into MDEHTRDDSVGPPAGSPTGWDPDAEQWEHATLRRAVVHGVALYNDGAFHESHDCFEDEWFNYGRGTTESAFLHGMVQVAAGAYKHYDFENDDGMRSLFETALQYLRDVPRDYYGIDLLDVRTTVTNAIADPDALDGWIITLDGEAPEARDADYQYAERLG
- a CDS encoding succinate dehydrogenase/fumarate reductase iron-sulfur subunit, which encodes MSTESDGEAGSDAESAPETDVEASTDTETEAEPAIPEPQVSSHQQRRLAEKEERMAERDERAAAGADLDEETTHLRIFRYDPEVEGKTEPRFEDFNVPYEEGMTVLDALIYARDHYDSTLTFRHSCQQGVCGSDALFVNGSQYLGCKTQLNEFDEPVRVEPLPHQDVVKDLVVDMQHFYEQMDAVEPYFEPDELPEDELEEQRQTRENREKVKLSTRCIQCGACMSSCNVAAGDNEYLGPAALNKAYRFVMDEREGEQRREERLEIVEDEHGVWRCQTQFSCTEVCPKDIPLTEHIQELKREAIKEDIKFW
- a CDS encoding CBS domain-containing ParB/RepB/Spo0J family partition protein translates to MASSEESLTVGDYMTHEVSTVAPEDTVADVASRIADSGGHTGFPVCSGRDVHGFVSASDLLLAADDLPVTEVMSKDLMVAHPDMDLDDVARVILRSGIQRLPVLDDDGQLVGIISNADVIRSQIERATPDKVEQLLNTIEDVHDVDARQERRVVDLADLTPTQTKVYGDELEGRMYELERGLAEPLVVIDNAGNLLLADGHHRTTAAAELGIEEMDAYVIAVEEPVDLEMAKTTTEEGLESIEDITIVDYARHPLVESTERETGDTE